In Streptomyces violaceusniger Tu 4113, one DNA window encodes the following:
- a CDS encoding SDR family NAD(P)-dependent oxidoreductase, translated as MSKVIAVFGAGTGLGVSVARRFGREGFRVALVARRKDRLDALVEVLAGEGIEAVAFSADLAKPAEVPALVEAIRDRFGRIDVVEYGPISGDQGFTPAAELDAATLEGLTPLLLFTPVEVVRAVLPEWTERGEGAFLLAQGLSAAQPMPHLSGLGPVMSATRNYLYSLNAELADTGIYVGALTIASLIARSEVSAAAQAAFESADGPQFPVVDPDDLAEHYWNMYTKRDRVEQFHPESLTPQATA; from the coding sequence ATGTCCAAAGTGATCGCCGTTTTCGGTGCCGGTACCGGTCTGGGGGTGTCCGTGGCCCGCCGCTTCGGGCGCGAAGGTTTCCGGGTCGCGCTGGTGGCCCGCCGCAAGGACCGGCTGGACGCCCTCGTCGAGGTGCTCGCCGGTGAAGGCATTGAGGCGGTCGCGTTCTCCGCCGATCTCGCCAAGCCCGCCGAGGTGCCCGCTCTCGTCGAGGCGATCCGTGACCGCTTCGGTCGGATCGACGTGGTCGAGTACGGGCCGATCAGCGGCGACCAGGGCTTCACCCCGGCCGCCGAGCTGGACGCGGCCACCCTGGAGGGCCTGACCCCGCTGCTGCTGTTCACCCCGGTCGAGGTGGTCCGGGCAGTGCTGCCTGAGTGGACCGAGCGCGGCGAGGGTGCTTTCCTGCTGGCTCAGGGCCTCTCGGCGGCGCAGCCGATGCCCCACCTCAGCGGCCTGGGCCCGGTGATGTCCGCCACCCGTAATTACCTGTACTCCCTCAACGCCGAACTGGCTGACACGGGGATCTACGTCGGCGCCCTGACCATCGCGTCACTGATCGCCCGCAGTGAGGTGTCCGCGGCGGCCCAGGCCGCCTTCGAGTCGGCCGACGGTCCGCAATTCCCGGTCGTCGACCCGGACGACCTTGCAGAGCACTACTGGAACATGTACACCAAGCGCGACCGCGTCGAGCAGTTCCACCCCGAATCGCTGACTCCGCAGGCCACGGCGTAG
- a CDS encoding TetR/AcrR family transcriptional regulator yields MRADAQRNAEKLRAAAAELFQERGLKVPLKEIARRAGVSHGTLYNLFGTREALIDEVVAGLAADRLGEAAEHALSFEQAGEGFAYYIEKVCELQATDPAVADVVSGRYPAAECLMAICGRAQDAATRIIERAQLAGAIRPDFTGEDLLLFFGTNALLARAVADTAPDAWRRQVAFLLDGLSTETAQGPLSAAPLTPQQMYDVMGRLAGAP; encoded by the coding sequence ATGCGGGCCGACGCGCAACGGAACGCGGAGAAACTGCGGGCAGCCGCCGCCGAGCTCTTCCAGGAGCGCGGCCTCAAGGTGCCCCTGAAAGAAATCGCCCGCCGGGCCGGCGTCAGCCACGGCACTCTCTACAACCTCTTCGGCACACGCGAGGCGCTCATCGACGAAGTGGTGGCCGGCCTGGCCGCGGACCGTCTCGGCGAAGCCGCCGAGCACGCCCTGTCCTTCGAGCAGGCCGGGGAGGGGTTCGCGTACTACATCGAGAAGGTCTGCGAACTGCAGGCCACCGATCCCGCGGTCGCCGACGTCGTCAGCGGACGCTATCCGGCTGCCGAGTGCCTGATGGCCATCTGCGGCCGGGCACAGGACGCCGCCACACGGATCATCGAGCGAGCCCAGCTGGCCGGCGCTATCCGCCCGGACTTCACCGGCGAGGACCTCCTGCTCTTCTTCGGCACCAACGCTCTGCTCGCTCGCGCAGTCGCGGACACTGCGCCGGACGCCTGGCGCCGCCAAGTCGCCTTCTTGCTTGACGGACTGAGTACGGAAACAGCGCAAGGGCCGCTTTCCGCCGCCCCCCTGACCCCGCAGCAGATGTACGACGTGATGGGCAGGCTCGCTGGCGCGCCGTAG
- a CDS encoding uridine kinase, whose amino-acid sequence MRSPQADVHHSASSWRQPSPPAASVERSMLVEEIAKRILALGQGRLLVGIDGFTAAGKTSFGHELAGWISAAGRPVLRATLDDFKKPWRDRHLYDRESGEGYYRNAYDYEAVKRLLLDPCRSSGATACALCSIDPLTQRDHSSEVTPLGADAVLIVDGVFAFRPEINEYWDFRVWLQVDAELSVQRGAERDQDWAGTEAESIHRNKYLVAERIYLQEVDPLPMMDVVIDNSVFARPQVVTP is encoded by the coding sequence ATGAGATCACCACAGGCGGACGTGCATCATTCGGCTTCGTCCTGGCGGCAGCCCTCTCCTCCGGCGGCCTCCGTCGAGCGCAGCATGCTGGTTGAAGAGATCGCCAAGCGCATCCTGGCTCTCGGTCAGGGCCGCCTGCTCGTGGGGATCGACGGCTTCACCGCTGCCGGGAAGACGAGCTTCGGACATGAACTGGCTGGGTGGATCAGTGCTGCGGGACGGCCGGTGCTCCGGGCGACTCTCGACGACTTCAAGAAGCCGTGGAGGGACCGGCACCTTTATGACCGGGAGTCTGGTGAGGGGTACTACCGCAACGCGTATGACTATGAGGCGGTCAAGCGTCTGCTGCTGGATCCCTGCCGGTCATCGGGAGCGACAGCCTGTGCGCTGTGCAGCATCGACCCGCTGACCCAGCGAGATCACTCATCTGAAGTGACGCCACTTGGGGCGGACGCGGTGCTGATCGTGGATGGTGTCTTCGCCTTCCGCCCCGAGATCAATGAGTACTGGGACTTCCGCGTCTGGTTGCAGGTGGATGCGGAACTGTCCGTTCAGCGGGGTGCCGAGCGCGACCAGGACTGGGCCGGAACTGAAGCAGAGTCGATCCACCGCAACAAGTATCTGGTTGCGGAGCGTATCTATCTTCAGGAAGTCGACCCGTTGCCGATGATGGACGTTGTCATCGACAACTCGGTGTTCGCGCGTCCGCAGGTCGTGACACCGTGA
- a CDS encoding helix-turn-helix domain-containing protein translates to MALPEGPEGFEVEYVDADGVRRRVGLAECWAEPFGRLPPVRTVRAYPGQKSVTRQYWAATTRGPLLVESHLERHHAMLLDFDPQVTGLAAQPFRLFWPTRRVGMMSVFATLHHEFVRAATNDGLAAARSRGKTGGRPPRLTTEQIEQAQQLYDSGTPVPKIARTFKAAPATIYRYITPKAAN, encoded by the coding sequence GTGGCCTTGCCGGAGGGGCCCGAGGGGTTCGAGGTCGAGTACGTCGATGCTGATGGTGTACGCCGTCGGGTCGGGCTGGCCGAGTGCTGGGCGGAGCCGTTCGGGCGGCTGCCGCCGGTTCGTACGGTGCGGGCCTATCCGGGGCAGAAGTCGGTGACGCGGCAGTACTGGGCCGCGACGACGCGGGGTCCGCTGCTGGTGGAGTCGCACCTGGAACGGCACCACGCGATGTTGCTGGACTTCGATCCGCAGGTGACGGGGCTGGCCGCCCAGCCGTTCCGGCTGTTCTGGCCCACTCGCCGGGTCGGCATGATGTCCGTCTTCGCCACCCTGCACCACGAGTTCGTACGCGCCGCCACGAACGACGGCCTGGCCGCCGCCCGCTCTCGCGGCAAGACCGGCGGACGGCCGCCACGACTCACCACCGAGCAGATCGAACAGGCACAACAGCTCTACGACTCCGGCACCCCAGTCCCAAAGATCGCCCGCACCTTCAAAGCCGCACCCGCCACCATCTACCGCTACATCACACCCAAAGCAGCAAACTGA